The following proteins come from a genomic window of Macrobrachium rosenbergii isolate ZJJX-2024 chromosome 37, ASM4041242v1, whole genome shotgun sequence:
- the LOC136825169 gene encoding putative uncharacterized protein DDB_G0271982: protein MPTEEIKKRKRLPAFSFRKLKKKKKKKKKKKKKKKKKKKKKKKKERKEEDRKKKLKKKEEEEEKEEEEEEEEEEEEEEEEEEEEKERERKKIFVQGKPNSIKARWLKRKESHRHGRRTDKAVCVFEDAGYGKATVARAGEEDKEEEDNLTGFLEEGEQEREEEQTEKIGNRKIIFADFYFFQ, encoded by the exons ATGCCGACGGAAgagattaaaaagagaaaaagactgcCTGCATTCTCATTCcggaaactgaagaagaagaagaagaagaagaagaagaagaagaagaagaagaagaagaagaagaagaagaagaagaagaaagaaagaaaggaagaagatcgG aagaagaagttgaagaagaaggaggaggaggaggagaaggaggaggaggaggaggaggaggaggaggaggaggaggaggaggaagaggaggaggaggagaaagagagagagagaaa AAAAATATTTGTCCAAGGGAAGCCAAACAGCATCAAAGCTCGATGGTTAAAAAGGAAGGAGTCTCACAGACACGGcagacgcacagacaaagccgttTGTGTCTTTGAAGACGCTGGATATGGGAAAGCAACAGTAGCGAGAGCAGGA GAAGAGGACAAGGAAGAGGAAGACAATTTAACAGGCTTTTTAGAGGAAGGAGAGCAAGAACGAGAGGAAGAACAGACGGAGAAGATAGGAAATAGGAAGATAATTTTTGcagacttttatttctttcaatag